The genomic DNA AAAGCATCCAGTGTTAGTGCCACGCTTCGCCGCCGCTGGCTAGAAGAGCCCGTGGCTGGTTGCTTTGGTTTTATGCAGCGTACGGTAATCGCCCCAGGAGCAGTACTTTGCCCTAATTAATTACCCTCCCGGAGGAACACCAGCGTGTTCTTTTTGGGTCAGACTAGCTCCGTCCTGACTCTGAGCTAAACCCGGGAGCAAAGGAGAGGAGCAGGACCCCCGTGGGGTCAAATGCCCCGTGCACGAGTGCAGGGATCGGGACCTCATAGCGTCGGATGCTCAAACCGTATCGCACAAGTACGTGGCCCGTGCTCCGGAGGTGGGTCCCAGCTTGCTTCGCCGCTCTGCCCTCCCGATCCCGGCTCTGGCATCCAGCCGCTCGGCCGAGCCTCCGTGCAGCGGCAAGGCCAAAGCGCTGCGTCGTGCTCGCCGTTTGATAACGCCTTGTTTCTGGCTGCGTGAGTTATAACGGGGAAGCGCAGCCCGTGGATGAGGTTTTGGACCGGACGGGGTCTGCCGAGTCTGTTTGTGAGCGGCCACGCGCTTGCCCACCAGCGTCCTTGATTAATTAGCTCCATCACGGGCTGGTGCAGATCCAGTGCCATCTGCAAGAGAGCTGCCTTGGCGTAATTTGGGGTGAGAGCTTTGTTAGTTCCAATGCGACTTCTGTTCCGCTTGTTTTCATCCTGGGATCCCCCTCGGCTGGAAGTGAGGAGGGAGGGTGAGATGGATCCCTCCCCGCAGACCCGAGGCAGGAGCTGGGCGCGCAGGCGGGCGGCGAAGCGAGGTCTGGAGGTTGTGGCTGAGGTGAAGCTGTCCAGGAGGAGGAGGCCAGGAGAGGACACCTTGACGCAAGACTGGGGCTTTCTGAGGGGTCTGCAGCTGGAAATGGTAAATGTCAGAATTAAAAATGACCCGTCGGGTGATTGCTCACGGTAAAACAGGCTGGAAAGCAACTTCCAGCCCACTGCCCTTTTCCAGGGGAAGTGGAAGAGCAGCTCTTCTCATCCAGCCTCCgtctctccttccttccaggGACAAGGAGAGCCAGCACCTTCCCAAAGTTGTCCCTGACCCCCGTTAGGATCTCTCACAACCTTTGGGGTTTGTTTAATTGGAGcgcttggaaaaaaaaccaaagtcccAAAGGTGCGCGAGCTCGGAGGGAGCGCGTCTGCTGCCTCGCGGCGATAGCGACGCTGAGCGCTGTGGCCGGCGGCTTTTCGGAGCAGGGATTCCTCCTTCGTTACCTttgatggggagggagggaacgaGTTTCCAATTTAATGTGTGCGGGGGAGATCCAGTTTTGCTTCGGGGGGGAGTCGTGAAGCTTCGAagctccttttcctcccctttccccttccttttggGCGAGGGGTCCTGTGCACAAACACTCCCCTCAGAGAGGGCGAGCAAAGGTGTCGCGGATCATCTTAACGTATAGACTTGCCTCCGCCAAGCTAAAACCCGCTGGCCCTGCATCACAAGTTCCGATTGCGGGAGGAAATCTTCAGTTAGCTTGCAGCTTTGAAGCGTTTACATCCTTTACCTGACCCAGCCGGGCGCCGGTTTTCAGCGCCGGAGGTTTCCCAAGGCCGTGGCTCTGCGCGTCCCCGTGCCGTGCACCAACCCGGCTGCAAAACTTTTTCACGCTGGTATTACTGGTGCAAAAGGGCTTTGAGCTCCGTGTCGGCGACGCGGTGGCTGTGCCGCTGCTCTGAGCCCGACCTGCTGCCGAGCTGCGCGCTCTGCGGGGCTCCCTCGGCCGTCTGAAACCCGACTCTCTTTTTCAGAGGCTTTTTCTTGACCTACGGTGCCCGTAAATAGAGCGTGTGCCCCCGTAGGTGAGCGCGCCGACCTTCCTGTCCTGACATCTGACATTTTCTCTCCGTGTTGCGGGAAGCGGGGGGGGAAAAGTTTCACCAGGCACCTTGGGTTTTGAGCGTGTTTGTGGCTTTTCTGTGCTTGCCCCGTGGGGGTTTTTCTGCTTTCATCCCTTCTCCCTATGGAAGAGGCACGTTACTACCTTGGGAACGAGCGCTGGTAGGTGGTGGTGGGAGATGAGGGTTGTCGCATGGCTGGAAGCTTTTTCCCGTTTGAGTTGGGCGGTAGgattgtgctttgcatttgttaaCGAACCTGAATTCTTGGCGTTACAGTTGTTCCCTGGAATTAGGTTTTTAGGAGAGGAGAGGTGGCTTTGGAGGTGAGAATCAGGCATTGGCTGAAGACTTCCATCCGCAgagtttttctgtaattttttttttcccctcttttccaggAGATTCTCTCCCACCCCAGAACCAGCAGCCTTAAGTGAAGTGTCTTTCCCCAAAAGCACGTTAAACTGCACAGTGAAGTATTGGTTTTTTAAAGGGAGGTGTGTCCCCAGGAGTTGCAGGAACTTCTCCAGGTGCCTTTAGACCAGGCAGGACCGCGCGTGGGTTTGTCTAAAGAAAAATCCGCCGATGGCAGCTCGGTTTGGCCGCGCTGGGCGTCGCGGGGACGTCGCAGGGGGACGTCGGTACCTGAAGGACTCGCAGCTTCCCGGCTCGCCCCAAACAACCCCACTCTTGAACTTGCTGGGCGATGGCAGGGTGGGAGATTAGCAGGAGGCGAAATAACAAAGCGCTTTCCGTGCCACCGTGCGTCACCTTGCAGGTCGCGGCAGCGGCTGCGgcgttttgctgctgtttgcggGTGGCTGAAGTTCTCCTTCCCCTGGAGATGCTGTGAAGACGCCAGgcccaggagctgctgagcttCCCCTCGCTCTTTTATAACCATGTTGTCTCTatcaacatttaattttttattgcgCCCTGCAACGCGTAAAGCTGACCCTGGGTGCTATAGCACAGACACGTAACGGCGTCTGAACGACCGGAGGTCCCAGCCGAGGGGCTCTTAGCAAGACCCTGGGGGCTGTCGCGACGGCGAAGGATCGctccccgcgggcagggctgtggcggcGACGCTCTGCCGACCTGCCCGCGCGTGCAGAGTTGCACCGAAAGCAGCTCTGCTTCCCCAGTAGCTGCTTGCAAAAGCAAACCGTCATTTGCTTGATGATTATTCCTGATTAATTGGGTCGGACTCTTGTTCCAGAAATACGGGAACGCGACTACCCtaagttttttccccttttgcagcTTGCTATAAAACGTGGGTATCGGGTCGTGGTTATGCGGGGTCTTAGCGAACCCAAGTCTAGAGGCTGGGTCTGGGGAGGTTTTGCAGGGACGGCTCTGCCGTTCCTCTTGGCAGGCGTCCGAGTGGCGTTAGTGGCCGTGTGGAGCTTCTGGAGCCCTGAAAAGCGGCTGTGATGTTACAGCAGATCGCTGTGCTGCGTAACGCGGATCCAGCATCGCCCGAGAGCGCCGCGTGCACGGGAGAAGTGAGTGAAAGCCGGGACGACAGCGATGTGCTGGCTCTCCGCGCGGGGAGGTCACAGTCGTGCTTTGCCTCTTTCTCACCCAGACTCTTTTTGTGCgaggcaaagcaaaagaaagagcaaaaaccGGAGTCTCCCGAGGCTGCAGAAGTGGGATTGAAGCATTGCCGTGTCAAAGCCTGTGAGGAAAACAAGCGCTCCTGCGTGCCGGAGAAGTGCATCCTGCATTCCTTCGGCTCCTGGGAGAATTTGTGCAGGGCGTAgcctttaaattaattttcccgaCTGTCTGGGCGCAGCAGGTTAGTGCTGGTCTTCCCCGTCCTCGCGCCTTCTTACAGGGATCGGTAACGTCCGCGCTTCGTCCTGCCTCGGCAGCCTGCTCGGGCGAGAAATCCGTCTGCGGGAGGAAACGCCGTTCCTCTGCTAATGAGATGGAGCTGCAGGGAAGTTCGTCCTCCGGGTTGTGTAATTTGCCTAATTGCGTACACGTGCCTCGATGCGTTGTCGGGCATCCACGCGGCTCTGTGTAACGTCTGATAAGTTGGGATTTGGGCGGGGAAGGGCTCTCCTGCTCGGGTTTGGGCAGCAGGGATAGGGGTTACTTGCACAGCGCTGGAGGAGGGTGGATATTTGGTCTCTTGAGACCAAAGGGTTAAAGCCCTGTTAGGGTGGGAGCTGGTATTTGGCCAGATAAGTCCAGTTTTTACTTGGGAAAGGTTTTTAATGTTCAactaaagggggggaaaaaaaaaaaaaaaggtgatttaacTCCGTCTTCCTTGCGCTCCTGTGAGCCCAAAGCCTGTAACAGGAGGGGCGGGCGACCTGATTCTTCAGCAGGGCTTAGTGCTTCGCTACCGCCCTTCGAAGGGACCCGAATAGCTCTGTCAcctggggggggtgggatggCGCTGGGTGGCCCCGGCAGCCGATCCGCAGCTCTGCGGTCCCGGCCGTGCTCGAGCGCATTtgcccaggctctgcttttgctccaggCTCTGCTCGTGCGGATGGGTGGGAGGATGTTCTGGTTTATGCGCTACGGAATAATTGCTCTATGGCTCAAAACAACTGCTGAGAGTCAGcttctgaaacaatttttattaaatacatgtCCGTACGCTCAGGGGTATCGCTGGTGGTTTTTAAAGTAACATTATTCAGCAAGTTCTTGTTGCCACGTGGCCTTCCGAGTACGGAAAAGTGTCCGAGTTTGCAGGGGAATGGAGACAGTGAGCTTTTTGCGTAGTTGCAATGACCTGAGACGTCCTTCTCCGGGGAAAAGTTGGTAGCACGGGGCTTGAACACCCTCGCTTTTCCCAGCCAGCGCTGAGGGCGGCGTGACAGCATCCAGAGGATGACGAGCCCGAGTTCGTGCCAGCCGGAACAGCTCCGTGCTGCGCTCTGGCATGGTATGGAGCTCCCATACAATCATTTCCTATAAGCCGATAGCCAGGAAGATGCTTGGGCTCTTGCAGGTCAATGGTTTGCGGTGAAGCCATCCTGATGGCTCCCCAGGACCGTTCCTCCTGTCGTTAAATGTAGGCTGGGCAGGACTTTTGGCAAGAGGCAGACCTGTAAGGTAGAAAAGAGGTGCCTGTCTCAGAAACCTGGGTCTGGTTCCTCCCACGTCCCGTGGCGTGGGGACCCACGGCGTGGGCTGCGCCGTCAGCGACGTTGCAGCATCTCCTGACCTCCGTGGGCATCCCAAGCTCTCGGTTTGGGACAGGGCTGGCTGGTTGTGTGGTGCCCAGCACAAAGGGCTTTTGGGTCTGGGGGCTTGTTGATGAGTTTGGGGAAAGCTGGGGGTCCACCTCCTGCTTGGAGGGGAGGCTCTTTcccctgaagaaaaagaaaagaaccccGAAGGGCTCTTTCCCTGTCGGAGCCTGCAGGATTCGCTCCACCGAGATGCTCGCGTGTGTCGTGCAGCAGGTTACGGCTGCGGGAGGGAGGGTTTGATGCTCTGAGCCTGCGGCCCCCCTGTCCGATGTGCCCTGAGGTCTCTGCCTCCGCTTTGGCTGACGCCCCTGTTTGCTGGGGCGGTGGGGGGCTTTTATAAGCACAGAGGAGGCGATGGTGAAAAAATCATCGACCTTGACCTGATCAAGACTTCAAATCCCTGCCAAGCCTCTCCTGGAGGGCAAACGAGCTCCTGGCCGCTCTGCTTGGAGCGAGGGGAAAGGGTTAGGGGCCGGTTTGCTGGCGGAGGTGAGCGGGCTGGTGCCACGAGGAAGAGGACGGGCGTTTATCGGCGCGGCATGGATGTCGTTCTGCACGCGTCTGTCTTTGCAGCCGTTCTGCGCTGATGCACAAGTGGTGCAGGAGTCGCGCGgccggaggagctgggcttcagtctGAAACGCAAACTCTGTTGTCTCTTCAGCTTTGAAGCAAAATATGTGGGTTTTGGGTGGATAGGGAGGCTAACTTGAAAAAAGCTTTAGCAAGAGCGGGTGTCAGGTCCTCTTCTCGACTGCTCGGTCTGCTTTAATGCTCCTTTGCAGTTCTGCAGAGAGATGTCAGggtatgtggggtttttttaactaaaaaaagcTCAAAGCTCTTCCTAGGAGGAGGAACTAAATACCAAACGCATCCTTTCTCTGTAGCCAGAGCTGAAATGAATCTGTCTGACAAATCTCTTCGCAGCGACGTCCTTGCCCTGCCCATCTTCAAGCAGGAAGAATCGAGTTTGCCTCCTGAAAACGAGAACAAAATTCTGCCTTTCCAGTACGTGCtctgcgccgccacttcccccgcCGTCAAGCTCCACGACGAAACGCTCACCTATCTCAACCAAGGTGAGAGAAGCCCCGTGCCCTCCGCAGGCCGTGCGCGCCTCGGGTAAACACCCTAAAAAGTACAATTCTGCCTTTGGGAATTTCCCCTTGGGGATGGAAAGCGCCTCGATAGTAAACCCCAGATTGCTCCTCTTTGGAAGCGCCGCCTCCTTCGCCTTGCTGCCTGCCCTCTGCTTACGGCGGTGAATCGCCTGTAGGATTTAACCTAATTAAAATCTGCGCGATGTAAGGTGGTTAACTGGTGTATCCGTGCTGGGGTGCTCTGCAACGGCTGTGTTTTACAGGTTCAAGCTGTACCCGCTGCTTTCAAGTAGAACTGGAAGATCAGGGTTGGCGACCAAAGCCAGATAAACCTTGTGTAATCGATTTCTTCCCTGTTCTTGGTCTTGGGTTAATAAGGGTAATTCCTGGAAAGTACTGCTGCGGGAAAGGGGAGGATTATCTATTCCTGGAGAGGGGTGTTAGAGCTGTGGCTCTAATGCCTTGTGCTCGTATGACCCCTCACTGAAACATGGCAAGAAGATCAAGTGGCACCTCTAGTGTGGCAGAAAAAGGCGTCAGAATGCCAGAGGAGAGGTGACAGCGAAGGTCCACCCCCGACTAACCGCAAGGTGCCCTTGTCTTCTTTCCCTCAGGGCAGTCCTATGAAATCCGGATGCTGGACAACAGGAAAATTGGGGAGCTGCCAGAGATAAATGGGAAACTGGTAAAGGTAAGCAGAGAGCACGGGTACGCTTGTCCAGCTGGGGCCATCCCCTGCCGTAGGGAGCAGCGAGCGAGGTCTTGTCCTGCGTTCCCGCAGCGGCCTCTGGGACGGCGTGTGTGGGAACCCCCAACTCTGGCTTGGTTGGGGGTTcgttttcccttcccccttctcccacctTGTTGAGACCAGCCTGGCTGTGGTGTCCCACCGGTCTCCTGGGGCCTGGGGTCAAGCCAAGAGGCGATCGCTGAGCGCTTAGCGTTTGGGAAGAATAAGCTGCCGCCTTCGTGCTTCTGTCCCAAGGCTCCTTCAGGGCTTTCTTTTATTGCCTTGGCTTCTCCATGAAGCCTCCTCTGTGAATGGGAAATGCCTCGCAGCTTGAAGACCGTCGGGGTTCCCGGGGCAGCTCCAGGCGCTGACCGTTTCTCCCCTCCAGAGCATATTCCGGGTGGTGTTTCATGACCGGCGGCTGCAGTACACCGAGCATCAGCAGCTGGAGGGCTGGCGGTGGAACAGGCCTGGGGACAGGATACTGGACATAGGTGAGTCCCCGTGGCAGCACCTTGGCTGGGGCGGGAGATGTGGGTGCCTGAAGAGCCTCCAGCCGGGCTCCCGGTCCCTTGACTTTAAGGGACAAAGTGCTCTGACGATTCTGCCCTTTGAGAGACATGGTTGGTTCTTCCACACGTTCCCTGTgaatctcttccttctccttctacTACAAACCGCAGCTTGTTCTCCGAATGTGCCCCTACAGATATCCCAATGTCCGTGGGCATCATTGACCCTAGAGCAAACCCGACCCAGCTCAATACAGTGGAGTTTCTGTGGGATCCTTCAAAGAGGACTTCTGTGTTTATCCAGGTAAAAGAGGAGAAGTGGGGAAACTCCTGTTGCGGGGGcctaggggaaaaaataaaagttttccaaGGGGGAGAGAGATGCTTTTTTGGCTCAGAGCTCTGAAATAGCAGCCAGATGCTGCAGTGGTAGAAGGATGTCAACTAAAATACACCCTACCTCTGCCTCAAGCAATGCAAGAGAGCAGCAGTTTATGTGCTAGCAAGGCACAGGCACAGTTGACCACTAATAAgttattttacacatttttgtgGTGGTTTAGGTCCCGCTGGTTTCACGATTTGGGTCTCCATCTTGCTTAGATGCTTTTGCACATCTCGCCAGCTCCCTAAAATACCTCTGGGAAGTCTGGCCCTCCCGCCCAGAATAACAGGCTGCAGCGCGTGGAGGCTGGAGCAGCCGAACTCTCTGCCCGGCTGATCCGGGGCTTGCTTGTAACATTACGAGGTTGCAAAACGTGTTGGAAGAATGTCGCTCCACCTCTGCTCTGGCATCCCCTTAACTCCTTAACGCTGGGGGTACTTGGTGTGGTCCCATCCCAGCTCTGCATTTCGCCCTTCTCACCGGGCCGCCCTTTACGCGAGCGCTGTCCTGGCTTCCACGAGGGGAACGGGAAGTTTTGTGGTCAGTCAAGCAGGATTAGTAACGGCAGGATGCCTTGCCTTCCCCCAGGTTCACTGCATCAGCACGGAGTTCACCATGCGGAAgcatggaggagagaagggggTACCTTTTCGGGTCCAGATAGACACGTTTAAGGAGAACGAGAACGGGGAGTACACGGAGCACCTGCACTCTGCCAGCTGCCAGATCAAGGTCTTCAAGGTACCTCAGCCCGTTGGTGGCCTTTCCCCGCCGGGAAACAAACTGGGAGTCAGTCCCAAGTCACGCTGCAGCCCCAGTGAACGTCACGGGTGCAGGACCACGGCCGAGCTTGCCTGCAACAGGGCCTTTTGGTCCTTCTGGTCTTGCGTTGCCGTTCTCTCCCTGGTTCCTCCCTGTCGATTGAGTCTGGGTGCTGTTGAGGCTACAAAACCAGTAAGCCAAGAACAACGTACAGGGAGAACACGGACTGCGTTGCCTCTGTCTGAAACCTCCCACGTTTAGTCTTCAGTCTTATCAGCTTGGGAGATCCTCCAAGGAGCTTTGGTGTCTGTCTAAACTCCTCACTTTATTATTACCTGCATCTGATGGTCCGTTTGCATCTTGATGGTCCCTCTGGATCCGGCCTCTCCAGCGACGCAGGCGCCTGGTCTCTGTTGCGAATCGTTTGCAGAAACCCAAAGCCACGACCTGGCGGTGGCAGCCGCGGCGGCACGACGGCGTGGGTGGCCGAGAAGGGTCACGCGTGCAGCAGCGCCCGGGTGTCGTGCTGCGGGGGCGGCTGCGCGGGGAATAAGCGGGGGCACGCCGTGCCCACGCTGTCTGGTACGCTGAGGTTGCCTCCGTTACCCCCTCCTCCCAGTAACACCACACGAAATCTTGGCCGTGGCCCCTCTGTTCTTCTCCCTTTAGGGGCGCTTGGCGCGCAGCGGGGTCGGTTGCCCGGCCGGGCGCCTGTGCTGCTTTGCAGTTCTGCCGTGAAGTTGCTGGGGGATATCGGGCAGCGTGCCCCGCTGCTGTTGACTTGgcatctttccccttctctctcttctctttggcCTATTTGGATGATAATATTTTGAAGGCCGGGGTGTGATTCGTTAGGGCTTGTTCTGGCTGGTATCTCGATGCAAATAGCCGAAGCGGATGGCTGCGGAGTTGCGAGTTAAGGGATAAGGCTGGTCTCAAACGAGCACCCGGAGGATAGGGAGATTGCGAGGCATCCGGCGCTGCGTTTTTACCGAGCTTCAGCTCTTTGTGccaggggatggggtgggattttttttttggctctgatGACCTTGAACCAGGAAAACCCAAAGCAGCGAAGCTGTGGCTTCAGGGCACGGTCTCCCTGCAGAGGAGGGTCTCTGATGGTCTCAGCCTTATCTCCTGCTCGTTTGAGGCAGCCGCTCTCCTGGTGTCGGGGCTGCTGTTGGGGAGGCAGGCTCAGCACCGTCTGCGCGTTCCCCTGTGCCTGTGTGAGACCCGATTGCCGTGGGGTGTCCTTTGTCTGTGGGTTAAGGGGATTtgggctcctgccctgctctttcctttctcccctctgcccctcAAAGCCGGTGCTTTCAAAATAGCTGCGGAGGGCCCCTTACCCACTCTCGTCGGTGTCTGGAGCACAGATCCTTTCCAGCCGCTGACCGTGGAAAGATAAGCGCAACCGTCAGGGTTTCACGGCAGGAACTGGCTAGTCAAGCCACAGCGAAGCAGCGCCACTTCGCCCCGCTCGGAGCATGGTGGTGGCTTGTTCAGGTCTCAGTtttgctgcccagaggaaaagaaatctggAGCTTGGGGGAGCGGGAAGGCTGTGGTACCCGGCTGTATTTGCAGTCGTAAAGCTTCCCCGCTGGTGCCACGGATGCCGCTCATCCGCTCGGGAAGCGTCCGCATGTTGGCAGGCAGCTGTGTCGGTCCACCACGGCCGAATTCCTTTCCCTTGTgagtgcagggagaggagccaaGGCAGAGCCCATGCACGGCCAAGTTTTAAGGGAATTTCTTTAGGGTTCTGCCCAGGGGAGCACCGGGATAGCTTTGGTGGTTATAATGCCGCTCTCTTCCTTGCTGCTTTCCCCAGGGCTTTGAGCATTTGGTAAAGGCAGCAAGTAAAATCATCTTAATCTTGCATATGAGAAAGCGCACGGCTTTCCAAGGTTGTGGCAAAGGCAAGGACGTAATTGAGCGCTCTCGTGTTCTGGTGCAGTTTGTGCCTCCGAAATGCCGCCTCTCGAAGTGGTTGGTGAAGGCGCAGCTCAGATGTGTGACCCCAGAAACTGGCCTGTGGCCCCTTTGAGCCAGTGTGTGCTGTCGGGAGAAGTTTCTTCCGAAAAATGTTTCACCTCCTTGTTCAGATGTTCTGGGCCCCATTTTAGGGGCGTGGGTAGATGAGGATACCGGGGTTGTTACAGAAGCGATGCTGTCGCCATAGTTAATTGTCTGTGCAGATAGTCCCagccctcttccttttccctctgtaaAGCAACAAGTGGGTGAGTAGAAGGATGAGTCACCTTTTCTGGTTCTTGCATTTCTTGCACATCTATCCAACCGTCTGCTGCCGCCCTTCCATGCTGCCGTTCTAACAGGAATATTTCCTTTCCAGCCCAAAGGAGCTGATCGGAAGCAGAAGACGGACAGGGAAAAGATGGAGAAGCGAACGcctcatgagaaagaaaaataccagcCCTCCTACGAAACTACGATACTCACAGAGGTGGGATGCTCTTTTACGCAGCGGCTGGCATCGTTGTTTTAACGAAACCTGGCTTCCCTCGCTCGCAGGTGGCAAGGAACTGGCGGTTCTGCTGTGAAACGTTTGGCCAAGTTGTTAATAGCTGCAAGACAAAAGCAAGATAAATTTTGTAGGCAGAGGAGGTGTTTCTTACTAGACCTGAAAAGGGCTCTTGTGCCTGGAAACAggatggttttttcccccccactgtAATAGATCATCTGATAAAAGATTTTTACCTCTCCCTGCAAGCTTCGTTTTGCCTGTGTGTGGCAACTGGCCACCGAGGTTGTCAGCTGTCAGAAAACCTCGTTGTTTCCTCCCTGTGCTAGCGGGAAGTGTCGGTCTGTTCAAATGCGATTTTTCTGAGGGGCCGGTGCTGaacagccctggggagggagccCTCGTCCTGCCCCGGGTGCATTCGGGGACGCTCAGTGCCCGATTCAGGCTGGATCCGCCGCGTGCCTTGCTGCACGGAGACGCCCAGGCTGGCGGGCGCCACGTGTGTCAGCCCAGTGCCAGAGCGATGGTTTAGATCCCAGATCTCGCTGCATTTGAATTTGGTGACTTTTGGCCTTTTGAGATTAAGAATCACTACATCTGAGCTTTGTGACCGTCTGCAGTGAATTGGCGTGGCTTCTTTCAATCCCCTACTTTATTCTTTAATTCTGTTTCAGAGTCGGTTGTCAGTCAGCAAATAGCTGTTAACCTGTGCTGACCAGAGCAGATGCGCACGTTTGTTCAGAGCAATCCTGTGACTCTTCTGGGTTTTCCTTTCCAGTGTTCTCCCTGGCCGGAGATAACGTACGTCAATAACGCGCCATCCCCTGGCTTCAACAGTTCCCACAGCAGTTTTTCCATTGGCGAAGGGTAAGTCCGGAGAAGAGGCGGGCTGGCTATCGATTTCTGACTTCCACGAGCGATTGATGTGTCCGAGCTGGCAGTGACTGCTAGTGCAAGGAAGGGCCTGGTTCCGAGGTGTACAGCGGGGTGGAAACAGCCTAAGAGGCTGTGTCAGTGGGGGAAAATCAAATTAAAGCCCTCGAAGCTGGGCGCTGTTACCTCTCCTGACTGCAGCGAAGCTCGGCTCTTGCACAAGAAGCCTGGGCGCGTTTGAGCAGCAGTTCATCTTCCAGCCTGCTTCGCTCTGCCTTTCCCCATCGCGTGAATACTCCAGCATAAGCCGTTTGTTCTTGCAAAGTATTGCACTGCAACAGTAACAGCCGCGTGGCGGGCTGTCCCTGTGTTTCGGTGGTCTTGGTTATGGGACTTGGAGGGTGGTGGTTGCTGCCTGCTGGGGAGGAGCGGCGCTGACCTCGTGTTCTGCTCTGTCTGGCTCTTTTCCCCAACCTAGCAATGGCTCTCCAAACCATCAGCCCGAGCCACCCCCTCCGATCGCAGATGTAAGTCACACCTCAGAGCTTATGCTTGTGGTAAGGATGGTGCACAGGTCAGAAAACGGGATTTTGGGATGGAGCGGGGGCGGGTTCGTGGGTGGCTGGGGTTTGCTGGGGAAGAGTCTGCTCTAGTTTAACATCTCTGGGGAGTTATAACTTCTTTTTGACTCTTCTTTGGAAAAAGAGGTGACGGAGTGAAAAATGTCCAGTGCAGCGATGCGGAGCTGTGAGCAAGCTTTTTGTAGCTCGCTGTGACCTTTACTTATTGCCTTGATCTTCACTGTGCTTTTCCCTTcgcttccttcctctttctctgtccctctgaAGCCTTTTAAATCAAAACCTGTCCGGGCTGCAGCCTTTATTGTGCGTGTGCTGTGAGCCTGGCTCACTAGGGTCTCGATTTAAGACTGATTATAAACACTGACTGAGCTGACCTGTCCTCATTCCTCGGTGAAAATGCTTCCGCGTCACCTCTGAGGCTGTGACCCTTCTTTTCCTGCGTTGCAGAACCTCCTGCCCACCAGCACGCCCCAGGAGGCCCAGCAGTGGCTGCACCGAAACCGCTTCTCCACTTTTTCTCGGCTTTTCAGAAACTTCTCAGGTAGGTTACAGCATCCCCTCCGTGTCTGTCCCTTCTCTGTGCCAGGTTGCTCTGCCTCCTCTTGCTCCTGAGGCTATCTTCGTGTTACCGTTGCAAATATAGGTTTTCTAAAATCTCCTATTTTTTGTAACACAATAAAATGTGGCTCCCGGAAAGCTGTGTTCTTCATTTCTCACCTCGCTCTCAA from Calonectris borealis chromosome 30, bCalBor7.hap1.2, whole genome shotgun sequence includes the following:
- the TFCP2 gene encoding alpha-globin transcription factor CP2 isoform X2, with translation MAWALKLPLADEVIESGLVQDFDASLSGIGQELGAGAYSMSDVLALPIFKQEESSLPPENENKILPFQYVLCAATSPAVKLHDETLTYLNQGQSYEIRMLDNRKIGELPEINGKLVKSIFRVVFHDRRLQYTEHQQLEGWRWNRPGDRILDIDIPMSVGIIDPRANPTQLNTVEFLWDPSKRTSVFIQVHCISTEFTMRKHGGEKGVPFRVQIDTFKENENGEYTEHLHSASCQIKVFKPKGADRKQKTDREKMEKRTPHEKEKYQPSYETTILTECSPWPEITYVNNAPSPGFNSSHSSFSIGEGNGSPNHQPEPPPPIADNLLPTSTPQEAQQWLHRNRFSTFSRLFRNFSGADLLKLTREDVIQICGPADGIRLFNALKGRMVRPRLTIYVCQESQQLRDLQQKHEDGDAVTSTFFVYHAIYLEELTAVELTEKLAQLFSISSQQISQIYKQGPTGIHVLISDEMIQNFQDESCFVLDTMKAETNDSYHIILK
- the TFCP2 gene encoding alpha-globin transcription factor CP2 isoform X1, giving the protein MAWALKLPLADEVIESGLVQDFDASLSGIGQELGAGAYSMSDVLALPIFKQEESSLPPENENKILPFQYVLCAATSPAVKLHDETLTYLNQGQSYEIRMLDNRKIGELPEINGKLVKSIFRVVFHDRRLQYTEHQQLEGWRWNRPGDRILDIDIPMSVGIIDPRANPTQLNTVEFLWDPSKRTSVFIQVHCISTEFTMRKHGGEKGVPFRVQIDTFKENENGEYTEHLHSASCQIKVFKPKGADRKQKTDREKMEKRTPHEKEKYQPSYETTILTECSPWPEITYVNNAPSPGFNSSHSSFSIGEGNGSPNHQPEPPPPIADVSHTSELMLVNLLPTSTPQEAQQWLHRNRFSTFSRLFRNFSGADLLKLTREDVIQICGPADGIRLFNALKGRMVRPRLTIYVCQESQQLRDLQQKHEDGDAVTSTFFVYHAIYLEELTAVELTEKLAQLFSISSQQISQIYKQGPTGIHVLISDEMIQNFQDESCFVLDTMKAETNDSYHIILK